Within Micromonospora narathiwatensis, the genomic segment CCACTACATCGCCGTGGTCGGCTACCAGGACGACGGCCGGGCCGTGAAGATCGCCGACTCGGCCAACCCGGCGGTGCCGTCCTACTGGATCACCACCATCAACCTGGCGAACTGGGCCGCCACCCGCGGCTACTCGGCCTGATCGCACCCCTCCCCCCGTCGGGCACCGGCTCCTCCGAGCCGGTGCCCGACCTCGTATGCGCGGTGTCTCGCGCGGGTGGCCGGTCCGATGCGACACTGCGCCGTATGGCCGACGAGACGGGTACCCGCCATCTGCTGCTGCTGCACGGCCTGGGCGCCACCGGCGAGGTGTGGCTGCCCTGGGCGCCGCTGCTGGAGAGCCGCTGGGCGGGGCGCTGGCTCGCCCCCGACCTGGCCGGCCACGGCTGGTCGCCGCCGCTGCCGGCGTACTCCTTCGAGGACCTCGCGGACCGGGTGGTGGCGGGTCTCGGCCCGGTAGCCGACCGGCTCGGCCCCCGCGACCGGCTGGTGGTGCTCGGGCACTCGCTCGGCGGGGTGGTGGCGCTGGCGCTGGCCGCGCGGACACGGGGCCTGCCGGTCGACGCGGTGATCGGGCTCGGCATCAAGGTCGCCTGGTCCCCGACCGAGCTGGACAAGGCCCGCGAGCTGGCCGAACGGCCGGTGACCTGGTTCGCCAGCCGGGACGAGGCGGCCCGCCGCTACCTGCGGGTCGCCGGGCTGGCCGGGCTCTTCGCCCCCGACCATCCGGTGGTGGACGCCGGGCTGCGCCGCGAGGACGGCCGCTGGCGGCTGGCCATGGACCCGGCCGCGTTCGCGGTGGGGGAGCCGCGGTTGCCCGACCTGCTCGCCGCGACCGACGTGCCGGTGCTGCTGGCCCGGGGTGAGCAGGACCCGATGGTGACCGACGCGCAGCTCAAGGAGTTGGGCGTGCCGGTGACGACCCTGCCGGGGCTCGGCCACAACGCGCACGTCGAGGACGCGGCCGCCGTTCTCGACCTGCTCGCGCCGTTCGCGTCGCCCGACCGGCCGTGACGCCGTCGCCCCGTGGACGGGGCGACGACATCACGACCGCGGGTTGCCGTCAGTACGTGCAGCCGGTGGCGGGCAGGGCGGACGGGGCGGGTGGGGTGACGCCGTCGTAGATGGCCAACAGCATGTTCTGCGGGCAGCGGTTGGCGCCGTTGACGCGGACCTCCAGGTGCAGGTGCGGGCCGGTCACGTTGCCGGTGGCCCCGGTGTAGCCGAGGACCTGGCCGGCGCTGACCCGGGAGCCGGCGGCGACCGAGCGCGAGTTCAGGTGGCAGTAGAGGTAGTACGCGCCGTCGTCGCCGGTGATGCCGATGCCGAGGCCGCAGTTGCCGCCCACGTGCCCGATCGTCCCGGAGGTGATCGCGTACGTGGTCGTGCCGGTCACGGTGGGCAGGTCGATCGCCGGGTAGTCGTGGTGCGGGTCGTCGTACTCGCTGCGGGGCAGCACCGACTTGCCGATGATGAGGCGGTAGTTGCCGGTGCCGCCGCCGCTGCCGCCGGTCAGGTACTGCCAGGTGGTGGCGTCGACCGAGCCGCCGGAGAGGCCACGGGCGGACTTGAAGTTGTTCACGGCGTTGGTCGTGGCGGGGCCCCAGTCGCCGTCCACGGCCAGGCCGTAGCCGTATTTGTTGAGTGAGGTCTGCAGCCCGCGGACCGCGTCGTTGTTGGCTCCGGCGCTCAGAGTGACCACCAGCTTGCCCCAGGTCTGCGGCCCGATCTGGCCGTCGGCGGAGAGGCCGTTGGCCGACTGGAAGGACTTCACCACGGAGGTGGTGCCGGCGCCGTACTGGCCGTCGACCGTGAGGCTGTAGCCGCGGTGGCGCAGCAGGTACTGGGCGGTGGTGACGTTGGCGCCGGTCGAGCCGTTGCTGAGCAGGGGCCAGGCCGGTGCCGCGGCCTGGGCGGCGGTCGGGCCGGTCAGTGCGGCCGCCACGGCGAGCGCGAGCGCGCCGAGCCAGATCGCGAGTCGACGAAGGAGGGTTGGCATGTGTGCTCCTGTGGACGAGGGGTGGTGGCGTGCGGCGGACCGCATCGCCGGTAGGGCCGGCGACATTGCGCCGGTGGGCTGCCCGGGAGCAAGTATGATGATGATGTTCAATATTTACAACGATCGTTGAATGGCGGTGATCTTCCGCACACCGAAAGACCGCCCCGCCGAAGGCGGCGGGGCGGTCCGGAGGTGAGGGTGGATCAGGCGGTGGGGGACAGCGGCGAGCCGTCCGGCGCGACCGCGTCGGCGCCGCGCGGGGCCGGCGCGGTCCAGCCCGGTCCGAGCTGCCGGCGGGCGGCGTCGAGGAACGCCTCGGCGTACGACTCGGCGGGGAAGTCGCCCAGGTAGCGGGTACGGGTGACCCAGCGGGCCGCCGCCTTCGGATCGGTGTCCAGCAGCTCGGTCAGCACCTCGTCCACGTTGGACATGTCCCGGCGCAGCACGTAACCCGAGCCGGCGAGGGGGAACCGCTCGACGAAGTGCTCGCCGTCGGCGCCCATGTCGGTGACCGCGTACGGCTTGCCGGAGTAGAGCCAGTCGGAGATCACTCCGGAGACGTCCGAGACCAGCACGTCGGCGCGGTTGACGCACTCGGTCAGGGTCAGCTCCCGGGTGGCCGCCGGGCCCCACAGGTGCGCCCGGCCGGTCCTCGCCCGGTCCGCGGCGAGCAGCTCGGTGAGCCGGGCCAGTTGCCGGGCCGACGCCGGGTTCTGCGCGGTGTACGGGTGGTGCCGCAGGATCACCGTGGCACCCCGGTCCAGCAGCCGGCGGAGCACCGTCTCGGCGACCGGCAGCGAGCAGTAGTTCGCGTCGGCGTGGTGCCCCGTCCAGGTGGGGGTGTACAGCACGGTCGGCTGCGCCGGGCCGGGGGTCGGCTCCCGGCGTACCTCGATCGCCTCGACCTGGGGGCGGCCGACCACGACGAACTTCTCGGCGGGGATCTCCACGCCGGCCCGGGCGTACCGGTCGATCGCCGCCTGGCCGGCCACGAAGATCTTGTCGAAGATCGCCGAGACCGGGTTGGCGCTCGGCGCCTTGTCGCTGTCGCCGTGGTGCAGCTGCACGTGGGTGAGCTGCGAGAAGCGGACGCAGTGGCTGTTCTTCGCGCCGTGGTTGACGTAGAAGGCCGCCCGCAGGCTGGGCACCAGCGCCTCGTCCATGGCCTTGAGCGTCGGGCAGAAGACCACCGGCGCGCGGGTCGCGGCGGCGACGGTCGGCAGGAACTCCGGCTCGCGCAGCAGGACCAGGAACGGCCGGCCGATCCGCTCCAGGTACGGCAGCCACATGGTGACCTGGTATTCCGAGCCGGGCGGGGCGGAGAAGTAGAGCACGAACTCGGGCTGGTGCCGGCGCAGCGCCCGGCCCACCGGACCGCCCCCGGCCGGCGGCCGGAAGCGACGCCGGGCCAGGTCGAGCCCGACCGCGCCGCAGCCCGCGCCGACCAGCAGGGCGGCGGCCAGCGCCACCCAGCCGGGCAGGGCGAGGCCGGCAGCCACCGCCACCAGGGCGAGCAGCGCCAGCAGCGCGTCGCCGAGCCGGGCGGCGACCAGCGGGGTCCACGAGCGGACCGGCAGGTTGGCCGCGCGGATCTCCAGCGCGCCGGCGTCGCGCAACGGCCCCACCAGCAGCACCAGGCCGAGCAGCACCAGCGCGGTCGCGGCCAGCGCCGGGTCGAAGCCGGCGTCGAGCCGGCGGGCGTACCCGACCAGGATCCCGGCGGCCACGAGCACCGACTCGGCGGCACCGTCGGCGCTCGGCCGCACCCGGCGTTCCCAGCCGACGGCGGCGAGGGCGGCGACCGCGATCGCCAGCCCCCAACCGGTCGCCCCGGTGAGCGCCACCATGAGGAAGGCCAGCACCGCCAGCCCGGTGGTCAGCACCCGGGCGAGCAGCTTCCGGACCAGGTCACCACGCATCTGGATCGTCCCGTCCCGTTGCTCGGCCGGTCAGGCGCCGACGCCCGTGCGCAGCTGCTCCGACGACTCCGGCTCGGCGCGACCGGCGCCGCGCCGCGACCCGGAACCGTCGTCCGACGGGTGCGCGCCGGGCTGCAGGGGCACCGTGGCCGGCTCGCCGGGTGCCCGGCGGACGTCGATGACCTGGCCGGTCAGGTCGGAGACGAGAACGTCCAGGGAAGCCTGCGCGACGGCCTCGGCGGAGAGCAGGGTGTGCTCCGGCTCCTCGCCGAACGCCCTGGTGCGCATCGGGGTGGCGGTGCGCTCCGGGTTGACGCAGTTGACCCGTACGCCGAACTCGGCCCACTCGTCGGCGAGCGCCTGGGTCAGGTTGACCAGCGCGGCCTTGGTGGCCGAGTAGAGCGCGTACCGGGCCCGGCCCCGGGTGTACGAGCTGGACGTGTAGAGCAGCAGCTGGCCCTTGGTCTGCTGGAGGTACGGCAGCGACTGTCGGGCGATGGTGACCGGGCCGACGAAGTTGACGTGCAGGAGCCGGTCCATCGTCTCCTGGTCCATCTCCGCGAGGGCGCCCCGCTCCAGGATGCCGGCGGTGACCACCACGTGGTCGATCCGGCCGGTCGACTCGAAGGCGGTCC encodes:
- a CDS encoding alpha/beta fold hydrolase codes for the protein MADETGTRHLLLLHGLGATGEVWLPWAPLLESRWAGRWLAPDLAGHGWSPPLPAYSFEDLADRVVAGLGPVADRLGPRDRLVVLGHSLGGVVALALAARTRGLPVDAVIGLGIKVAWSPTELDKARELAERPVTWFASRDEAARRYLRVAGLAGLFAPDHPVVDAGLRREDGRWRLAMDPAAFAVGEPRLPDLLAATDVPVLLARGEQDPMVTDAQLKELGVPVTTLPGLGHNAHVEDAAAVLDLLAPFASPDRP
- a CDS encoding peptidoglycan-binding protein produces the protein MPTLLRRLAIWLGALALAVAAALTGPTAAQAAAPAWPLLSNGSTGANVTTAQYLLRHRGYSLTVDGQYGAGTTSVVKSFQSANGLSADGQIGPQTWGKLVVTLSAGANNDAVRGLQTSLNKYGYGLAVDGDWGPATTNAVNNFKSARGLSGGSVDATTWQYLTGGSGGGTGNYRLIIGKSVLPRSEYDDPHHDYPAIDLPTVTGTTTYAITSGTIGHVGGNCGLGIGITGDDGAYYLYCHLNSRSVAAGSRVSAGQVLGYTGATGNVTGPHLHLEVRVNGANRCPQNMLLAIYDGVTPPAPSALPATGCTY
- a CDS encoding CDP-glycerol glycerophosphotransferase family protein, whose product is MRGDLVRKLLARVLTTGLAVLAFLMVALTGATGWGLAIAVAALAAVGWERRVRPSADGAAESVLVAAGILVGYARRLDAGFDPALAATALVLLGLVLLVGPLRDAGALEIRAANLPVRSWTPLVAARLGDALLALLALVAVAAGLALPGWVALAAALLVGAGCGAVGLDLARRRFRPPAGGGPVGRALRRHQPEFVLYFSAPPGSEYQVTMWLPYLERIGRPFLVLLREPEFLPTVAAATRAPVVFCPTLKAMDEALVPSLRAAFYVNHGAKNSHCVRFSQLTHVQLHHGDSDKAPSANPVSAIFDKIFVAGQAAIDRYARAGVEIPAEKFVVVGRPQVEAIEVRREPTPGPAQPTVLYTPTWTGHHADANYCSLPVAETVLRRLLDRGATVILRHHPYTAQNPASARQLARLTELLAADRARTGRAHLWGPAATRELTLTECVNRADVLVSDVSGVISDWLYSGKPYAVTDMGADGEHFVERFPLAGSGYVLRRDMSNVDEVLTELLDTDPKAAARWVTRTRYLGDFPAESYAEAFLDAARRQLGPGWTAPAPRGADAVAPDGSPLSPTA